ttgagttcttaccagagcactaactcagctgataccacttgccgtggttctttaaatggtatgtctgtctgtggttatttgtgcttcttggcaaatgtctaacttgcaaaaacactaggtaatgacattgactcctgtagtttagtagtagtctgactcaatggtatcttgaattctggcctattcgtactatttcctaggatgaattctgtgattgaatgcaaagcactttgtaagtcgctctggataagagcgtctgctaaatgccgtaaatgtaaatgattttgTAAATTGTTAGTGAAATAgttattattgttttataaatatttatcagTAATGTGATTGTGTTTTAATTGCAAAGGAGTCATACTGTCTTGTATTTTACCTTTGGTGTTACTCATGTAATCATCAGTatgcttagtctgattgtgtggtttgtgtgtgacttgtgtattagtctgtataatttgattttgtgtttttgtgtgatttgtgtatttaaccAGGCCACCCGAAGGGGACTGGTTCCTGCTGGATACACGCACCTATCCGGATACAAGcacctgccggtggatgtactgatgccagggttggacgtgccattgccacaagaggtcgtGCGGATGCTAGTTCCTAtcagaggctcaccatctacactgaagggactgtgactacttggccggggaacgagAACTGTGActactactgtagaactgtagaaccaccctgcgcaccacggacttgtgctaacgggccgcccaatggaggatgggttcccttttgagtcttggtcctcccgaggtttcttcctattcccctccatcatagggagtttttcctcgccactgtcgccattggcttgctcattagggatttggacccataagattgttaatcttgtaaagattgtgaaaagcactatacaaataaacttgacttgacttaaTCATTAGTGAGTTATAGGCTAATTATGTTTTAGGTTGAATGTATCCAGTTATGATATTTGAGTGATTCACTATTTTCCCAGCTAGCAACACTAACCATGCGATACCTGAATTTAGTAAACTATAGTGAGAGAGGAATATTACACTGGAAACACACAGCCtaaattattacaaataaataaaatgtatcttCAAGAGAGGGGAAACAAAAGAAAGTAGAAATAGTTTCTTATAGACAGTTTGCATTGGTGCTTACTAAAATTTCCCtggtggaaattttcattttttaaaataaacattttaaatgactaGCTTTTAAATAGTACAAGTGTGCTACAAATgcacaacataaaataaaatataagtacAAATGTAACGCAGGCACCTCCTCAGCTAGGAGGcagacaaacgctgaggagagcgagatttattagaaGGAATTCCATAATCATAGTCGTAACAACAGGCAGGGGTCGTAACAggtgagccatccaggtttgacaagtTGATCGGCATAAtcagacacacaaagagaacgaACAGGGCAATGGGGAGAACACTAAAAGGAATGAACAATGGAACAGGAACAATACTCACGAAATCAAATAACAAGGATCGCGGAGCACATTGGCAAATACCGACAGAGCAAATGAACAGAACAACCGAAAACGGgctagggagacacagggatataaatacacagaactagactagacacaggtgaagacaatgacaacatgggcatggcagacagagggaaactatggtaacagacaagcaaggcgggATTAACAAGCAAGGAACAACAAAGACACGAAGAGCaggacaccggagtgacagctaggagaggggggagtagccctacgtgacaataaaatgtagctgggaaaattatattactatattacaaGTGTGCTGTAAATGCACATCAATGCATAATACATAAACTGTAGCTGGGTAAATTATAGTAGTGTGTCGTTAACAGTGGTGAACGGGATTCTTCAAGCCACCAGATTTAATCCGTCACCATATCCAGTCACGAAAATCCATGAGAAATTTGGTGGAGACACTACACATTACTGAATTGTTTACTAAAACTATTAAGGGAAGGAGAATTGCAGGTGTTCATACACATGTTGACTCGCTAGCCAGCAgatgtgtcaattccaggttccgaaagtaaaagtcctcaccaggattttactcaagcttgctagattttctaattagtgcaatccaggtaaaattagtggaatcaacacaatccaggaagcctgagcaaaatcctgttgaggacttttactttctgaacctggaattgactcctctgctagccaggtaaaatgaaatgaaatgtgtgctcatttcacattgcacatttcatttcattttaaaatacctgGCTAGCTAGTCAAGGTGTGTATTGAGAACACCTGCAGTTTCCCTTCCCGCCTCCAGAACGCCACTCTGCAGTGTCTACTgagtctctcctgcttctggagccccatcagagctcagtgctccagctggacagatccatccagctgccagatgctcaGGTAGCCAATCAGGAACAGAGGATTCACTTGTCTAAATGAACTGTGCAAATATGATGGCTtagggaggtgttgtgatgctgagagaaataaaccactttggtctccctgttaccttgcgtagatgttttgcagatttgcagcaaggcaggctcactagtcgtagctcttcacagaagaagaagctcctgagagccctgaatgcctgtatttcagtcagatgccctgcgtttggagaggactacgaacaggttcagctaaacaaccctctgagccatttagaacacatcagaaccacatgcagtagtctgcaggaactgcacacaaccttctttgttttctcactctgttgctgctgaagtccaggagtaatgcccttctgatgtactgtcttccacaggatgcccatgagttcctgatgatgtgtttgcttcagctgaaggaggagggagagacactcagggtttcctccttctcttacatctgccctgttgcaaattttgagtttcacctcaaatctgtgcgcacctgcagcaggtaattctttgctatatcaccacatctccttcttgtaaatcaactgctcttaacatgtgtttcttcagagtgtgcattgtcacaaagtatgcacacacttggtatgggataatgtgggttatttctgtgtgaatgttgtaacctctctgttgatttctgttgtttgaaagctgtggactgcagagctccagagtggaggacttcaaccacctctctgttaacctgagctctaccttgactgacagcctacacaattacttcaaggtctgtcaccacacacacccctactggacaacacttttttgccagtttgttaagttagggagccatcctaaccattgtcactctcaatcaaaactttttttcagtcaacggttttggagttcaaatgtgaatgtcaAGCTCAAGGCACCGAGGCATGTGAAGTGGTGGAGTTCTTCACACTCCCACGGTGAGTCTCGCAttatgtgaattaccacaaacaatgagTTTTAAAGCAGTCATCTCACACTCTTCCAGTTCTTACATCATTTTTCCTTTTGGAACAGAGTTCTGATCCACTCCCATCAGACCCTCCCATCAGACACTTCCATCAGACACTTCCTTACGTAACAGAAGTGGCTTTATCCAAGTTAGATGTCGTGCTGTTGACACCTGATTAAAAAATCTTCATCGTATAGAAATCTGGCaaatctgttttgtgtgtgtgtgtgtgtgtgtgtgtgtgtgtgtgtgtgtgtgtgttttgtttttgcttgttttttgttaATGACAATTGGATGGATTTTATTCCTCTCTCTACAGCTACAATTTGAATCtgaattttgtatatttatttaatgaaaatgCAGTTTTACTTTTTCTGTCAAGTTGTAATTTGATCAAATTAAATTTGTACTCCATGACTTGAATTTCTATGCATGTTTTGGAAACATATATCCTTTATAATGTTGTCAAACTACATTCAGTGTAAATGCAGGAAAGGCAATCTATAGATTCAGTCAGGCAATCAGCTGTGAAGAAACAGTTTATAAGCAATCAGGAAATATTTTAGGACAACCTGAAATATTGTTGGACAGTTATAAATTAGAGGGGActttaaaatgcaaaaagagtAGCTGATactgtacatgtgaaatataatTGAACCGCACTTTTCATAAAAGCTCAAAGCCCTGCAAGGTgcccaagctgtgtgtgtaattgtgcagATTTCTTTCACTAATCAGTATCTTACATTCTAGTATTTGGATTTTTCTAGTATAATAATGTATAAGATGAATCACTAAACCTTAGCACTAAAGGGTGAAGGGATTTCATGATCCATGAACCATGACCATGAACTTGGTCGTCCCCTGCGGAGTATATTGCAGAGTCACTGAAAGGTTGCAAAGGAAAGATTgggcaaacaaaaacaaaaaaacacacaaaaccctcACAACATCGGGCATCATCATGACAGTCAAGAGATGATTTAGCCCCAAAACCTCATCTAGATGAGATTCTTAACCCAACTGTGGGCCGCGAACGCCACCTTGAGGGCCTCAAAAGAACAACAGTTTTAAACTTTGGGCCGCAGAGGGCCGCCGGACCGCATTGATTTTGAATAAAATGCAGTACACTTTCTCACCACTAGTAGCGGTAGTGCGTCACTTAGATATTTAAACAACGTATTTAATATAAGttaaacttatatagcgcctttctagtacccaaggacactttacaaaaatcctatggggaaaaaaaacaaataacaattaaataaataaatataattaattaaaccATACTATGACTATGTGGAAGGGAGAAAATACTGAGAGAAAAGGTGAGTTTTAAGCTGAGTTTTGAAGGAGGAAAAGGATGAACAGAGGCGGAGATGTTGCGGGAGGCCATTCCACAGTTTTGGGGCCATTACACAGAATGAGCGCCCACGAGCAGTGACAAGCTTGTATTTTGGAATCACCAGAAGACCTGTGTCTGAGGACCTAAGTGTTTGGTTTTGGATATAGGGTATAGAAGTTGTGctaaatagtctggagcttacaGCTTCACACTTAACGATAACAGAACGCAGCACTATTACGTCATATAGCTACTGACGTTAACAACGAGGCCGTGACAGCGCTGCACAATAGAACCAGGTCAATATATCGCGAACATCACATTTAAAGTACCTGCAAACCCGACGCGACGACGTTTACATTAATTCTGTTAGGAAGGAGCGTATATCGGACAAATGGGTTGCATTTACTCGTGTATGAAGGTAGCTATCTAACGTTTTTATACGTTGTGGTCTAAAAAGGAGTAACCGGCATTTTTATACCGGTTATTCTCCGATTCTCCGATATTTTCTCCGATATTTTTCGATTTAAGATGTGATGCTTTTTAGGGTGTACTGAGGTTTCCCATACCCATGATTTGACAAACCAATGGTTTCCTacagaaaaagaacaaagagggtGTGAATAGTGaagttaaaaagaagaaaaagcaaaGATGGTGGAGACATATAGAGTCATCCTCCCTGACACAAGTAACTGACACTCAGTCCTTGAAtgtcagctcctcctccatctcttgctcctcttcctctgagggACACTTAACCAGGTATGAAAACCGTCCCAGCCTTATGAATTGTGTagtcacatgcacatgtgtagtCACATGCACATTTGGTTATTATTTATTCTGTCTATGATTTTTCCCTGGAATTATTTGCCCCCAGGTCCAACAACAAACTCCCTACTGAACCCAAGAACACGGAAGGGATTGTTCCTGGTCAGAGCTCAGAATCTTTTATGATTTTGTACCTTTGCATAgtatgttttagtcaaagacacTTACTCCAAGGTTTTGTTCTCTCCATAGGGGCTGCTGATAAAGATGTGTGCTCTGTGCCCATGGATAGGTGGGTACATTATTAAAGTCATCTTCATGGCACAGTAAAGTATGGACAATCTATAATGGTTATATATTGACATTGTGGCATAAATCAAGAgaaactgaaaaatattaaaaacaacatttgtatgtatgtgaacATTTTGTGCACTACACAAACTCCATATTCATCTGTCACTTTACTCTCTCTTTCAGATTGCCGGCTGTTGTGGTAGAGGGAGACTTTCGTGTGCAGAATTTGCAGCACCTGTTACCGCACATCGTCAGTAGTGAAAGGGTGACTGAGAGTGGCCAGGGTGAGGgccaaggacacgcccccactgtTTCTGctggcagagacacagagatccAACAGCTCTGGTAAAGACAGAACACGTTGTGTTTTAGCACACAACCATTACGTGATTTTGCAGTGTACACAGATGTAATGTACACAGTCTTTATCTCTGAACCAAAATAAAGGCACGTAGCAATTAAAGGAGCAATAAGTATTTTTGCAGTTCTTCTTCAAATTCTGAAATTATGTGACATtgacacctagtggcctggaAGTTTTACTGATTATGTATTAAATCTATTCTAAACATTAATGTCCTGTTAGGTTTCCCAACATTGGGAATACATGTTATATGAACGCCACTCTGCAGTGTCTTCTgagtctctcctgcttctggagccccatcagagctcagtgctccagctggacggatccatccagctgccagatgctcaGGTACCTGATCTGGAACAGAGAAGTCACATGTCTAAATGAACTGTTCAATTATGAGTGCTTAgagaggtgttgtgatgctgagagttataaaccacattggtctccctgttactgtgcgtagatgttttgcagatctacagcaaggcaggctcactagtcgtagctcttcaaagaagaagaagctcctgagagccctgaatgcctgtatttcagtcagatgccctgcgtttggagaggactacgaacaggttcggctaaacaaccctctgagccattcagaacacatcagaaccacatgcagtagtctgcaggaactgcacacaaccttctttgttttctcaactctgttgctgctgaagtccaggagtAATGCCGTTCCgatgtactgtcttccacaggatgctcatgagttcctgatgatgtgtttgcttcagctgaaggaggagggagagacactcagggtttcctccttctcttacatctgccctgtggcaaattttgagtttcacctcaaatctgtgcgcacctgcagcaggtaattctgtgctatatcaccacatctccttcttgtaaatcaactgttcttaacatgtgtttcttcagagtgtgcattgtcacaaagtatgcacacacttggtatgggataatgtgggttatttctgtgtgaatgttgtaacctctctgttgatttctgttgtttgaaagctgtggactgcagagctccagagtggaggacttcaaccacctctctgttaacctgagctctaccttgactgacagcctacacaattacttcaaggtctgtcacctcacacacccctactggacaacactttttttgccagtttgttaagttagggagccatcctaaccattgtcactctcaatcaaaactttttttcagtcaacggttttggagttcaaatgtgaatgtggtcaaggcaccgaggcatgtgaagtggtggagttcttcacactcccacggtgagtctcgcattatgtgaattaccacaaacaatgagTTTTAAAGCAGTCATCTCACACTCTTCCAATTCTTACATCATTTTTCCTTTTGGAACAGAGTTCTGATCCTCCACATTAAGAGGTTTGACATGCTGGGCAAGAAACTAACAAACCTAATGGACATCCCCTCAGAGCTGgacctctctgtcctccctggAGTGGCTTCACTCGGGCAACCGTTAAGGTCAGCTTGTACAACGGCCTGAGCATACGCTCTCTCACCTCTGTCCACCCTTTCACAATTAGCAATGAGACGCTAACTGAATGGCTTTGTGATGTGTCCACAGTGGACCAGCATACACCCAGGACAAAGGACATGAGGAGGATAATCTGGAGAAAAGCTCTGTGCCAGAACAAGGTAAACATCAGCCATTTTCCTACAGTGATCAATTAAATTTTGGATTTACAACCTGTCTACGTTTATACGTACCTGCCATAATGATGTAGTTCTCTCAACCCATTAGTAGTAAATGAGAGCAGAgaaggacagggagagaaagtaCAGCACGTCAGCCCACTGGTGaggatatagagagagagatgaaaaagaagattgaaagatgctgagagagactgagaaagacaggctgagagagatagatagatatgagaGAGACCCATATCAACGATCTAAGatgcattcttacttaatcatatgAAAAAACAGATGTACTTGTTGTTTGCAGGAAACTGTTCACACAGACATCTACAGACTCCACGCTGTGGTGTCTCATTTGGGTGGCAGCATGGACAGTGGTGAGCAGTCTGATAATATCCACAAACATGCAGTAGAAACTATAAAGTGACTAATGACATCTTGCTTCCCTGACAGGGCACTACATCAGCGACGTagctgaggagaaaggagagtgcTGGTTAAAATTCAACGATTCAAAGGTTTCAAAAAAGACAGAGCCAGCCGTCCTTAAGAGCAGGGCAAAAACAGCCTACCTGCTTTTCTACATGCAAAGGTAGTAGCTCACCTTCTAACTCAGGTACATCTGCTGAAACACATAGAGAACTGGCTGAATTCCAGCTGctcctgttttgctgttgtctcCAGTGGGGCTGGAGAGAAGAACGTGGTCCCGTGGATGGTGGACCAGGGAGAAGCAGCAGTATCCCCCTaaacccaactccatgccaTGACTAAGTCAGGATACACATGTAAGCACCTACATCCTCACTTAACAAGACAGACTACACAtctgctcagttcagttcaggtcTATTTCTGTCTGTTCCTGTCGTCCAATCGTAGGAGATAATTCATTAAGAACGGCTTCTGCCTTTCAGATTTGGGAACATAGATACCTCTGTCCATGGGGACAGATACAAATTCCATAAGATTTTACATGTTGGCAGAAACCTAACCTTTACCCTGCCCTTACAATCAAAATTATAAGGCTAGACACAATTAGAAACTTCCTTCCTAAATTACCGCTCACACTGGTATGTGTggtatattacatctttttataTTACTGGTAAGTTTCAAGTGAGTTATTATTTGTTCAACATTAACACTCCTCCCCCCTTGTGTGATAAGGCTACAGACTAccattttaaaatgattaatgCTTAGATGGTATTTTCATTACAATTAATTAGTTAAACATGATTCAGACCAGCAGACTACAGGCAACTGCTAAATAACAAGCTGTAAAGGTGATCATCACTTCAATGCTATATCCGTTATATCTGTTAATGGGTTGCGTTTCTATGGGAATTGTGTAAATAGCCCCTTGCTTTTCTTCCAAATCTTAGTAGATAAAAGGCTTTCTAATAAAAAATGACTATTCATGAATGACGTCACTTTAGACAGCATGTAGCCTAGATGACCTGTCAACGCTTGATTTTCTCCACCATTCATGTGTTAAAGGCCAGAAAAGGCGTGACACAGGCGGACACTGCTCCCGACTCTGGCAAGTACGCAACAAAGCGGAAAGACTTCCGTTGTTTGAAGGGTGAACCGAGTGAACCAAGCGGTGTCTGTTTTGTCCGACTGATCTGAGAAGTTGGGACGTGCCGGAGTAAATACAGCTGAGCTGCTGGTGAAAGCGAGAACGTGAGAGACTCTGCTGCTGGTGCTGTCTGTGCACGAGAAGCACGCTGATAAAAAGCTAAGTGCAACCCCCTACCTTTTTAGAAGAATTTTAACCTTCTGCCATCCACCAGTCGTAGTTTTAGGGCAG
The sequence above is a segment of the Brachyhypopomus gauderio isolate BG-103 unplaced genomic scaffold, BGAUD_0.2 sc376, whole genome shotgun sequence genome. Coding sequences within it:
- the LOC143505562 gene encoding ubiquitin carboxyl-terminal hydrolase 37-like, which translates into the protein MGCIYSCMKKKNKEGVNSEVKKKKKQRWWRHIESSSLTQVTDTQSLNVSSSSISCSSSSEGHLTRSNNKLPTEPKNTEGIVPGAADKDVCSVPMDRLPAVVVEGDFRVQNLQHLLPHIVSSERVTESGQGEGQGHAPTVSAGRDTEIQQLWFPNIGNTCYMNATLQCLLSLSCFWSPIRAQCSSWTDPSSCQMLRCFADLQQGRLTSRSSSKKKKLLRALNACISVRCPAFGEDYEQE